The genomic stretch CGCCAGATTGTCTAACAATTAAGCAGAAAAAATTTCAAAAAAGATGGTATCAGCCATCGCTTTCGAATTTATTATAGTAAAAGAGTTAATGGCGATGGCATTTATTGAAAGTGCAAATAGAAATCAAATTAATTTATTTCCAAATACATTAGATGACTATGTTACTGAATGTAACCTGTAAGAGTAATTGACGCTTATGTTGATAGCCTAAATTTAGAAAAAATTGGCTTTAAAACTTACTCTGGCAATAAAGCTGGACAAAAGCCATTTAAAAGAAAACACTTACTTAAGCTGTACATATATTGTTATATGAATAGGATAAGGTCTTCACGTAGAATAGAAATGGAAGCAACTAGAAATATTGAAGTGATGTGGCTGATAGGAAGAGTTACACCTGATCATGG from Natranaerobius trueperi encodes the following:
- a CDS encoding transposase: MGFKTYSGNKAGQKPFKRKHLLKLYIYCYMNRIRSSRRIEMEATRNIEVMWLIGRVTPDHGTISAFMKVIEKP